From Zavarzinella sp., one genomic window encodes:
- a CDS encoding ABC transporter permease — translation MNSSLINDETVVEQHEAENVSPPELVAQPSGQDHLPITVIERRPGWHLVNFGELWRTREILFYLAWRDIKVRYKQTVLGIAWAFVQPLLSMVVFAIFFGRMGGMGTGVENYAMFVFAGILLWTFFQIRCRWRAIVSSPTNA, via the coding sequence ATGAATTCTTCATTAATAAACGATGAGACCGTGGTGGAACAGCACGAAGCAGAGAATGTCTCCCCACCGGAACTGGTTGCCCAGCCCAGCGGACAGGATCATCTCCCGATTACTGTGATTGAACGTCGGCCTGGCTGGCACCTGGTCAATTTCGGGGAATTGTGGCGGACCCGCGAGATCCTGTTCTACCTGGCGTGGCGAGATATCAAAGTTCGCTACAAACAGACCGTTCTGGGGATCGCCTGGGCCTTTGTGCAACCCCTGCTGTCCATGGTGGTCTTTGCCATTTTCTTTGGTCGCATGGGTGGCATGGGCACCGGCGTTGAAAATTACGCAATGTTTGTCTTCGCGGGCATTTTGCTCTGGACCTTTTTTCAGATTCGCTGTCGGTGGCGGGCAATAGTATCGTCGCCAACGAACGCCTGA
- a CDS encoding VanZ family protein, with protein MKAPFPQRHHYAFASIAFALFIVYGSLVPFEAISLSFSTARIQFAEAMRTTFSFESRSDWVANILLYIPLGFVGCAALMVDRRHLWAPMAVIAAVFVICMGVEFAQLWFPMRTTSVNDVIANTVGGGIGAVGWCLYGQNVTERMRTLWTTSGREHAFFRIIPFYLLFLIAVNGMPFDLSISPTELWYKYKAGRIQWFPPVGFLEKLLVIVAYFAPIGWMWARFTTPKWGDNFLYALGIGFACATLLELVQLSVLSCGTYLSDVIAGTGAVLLGWQFARTPLIVSRYRIFFALLWCVALATVHWYGRIWVGTGWLHWKFEEIFWVPFTDYFRSHYLTAFGKIVDRTMVMIVLGVLLHRKSGWAWTSLIVGTIALLLECGLLFMGNSPTSAAFLENPFSPIPSTSKVELGFIGGGIGGWLALRWGNRSSVVQQAPPKQPQENQRPMYAPRWPGPRPQSAN; from the coding sequence ATGAAAGCACCCTTCCCACAGCGTCATCACTATGCCTTTGCCTCGATTGCCTTTGCATTGTTCATCGTTTATGGCAGTCTGGTGCCATTCGAGGCGATTTCACTTTCATTTTCGACAGCACGTATCCAGTTTGCAGAAGCGATGCGAACGACATTTTCCTTCGAGTCCCGCTCCGACTGGGTGGCGAATATCCTTCTATACATCCCGTTAGGCTTCGTGGGCTGTGCCGCACTGATGGTGGATCGGCGACATCTGTGGGCACCCATGGCAGTCATTGCCGCTGTATTTGTGATCTGCATGGGGGTGGAATTTGCCCAACTGTGGTTCCCGATGCGAACAACTTCGGTAAACGATGTGATCGCCAACACAGTTGGTGGGGGAATCGGTGCCGTAGGATGGTGCCTTTACGGACAGAATGTGACCGAGCGGATGCGGACGTTGTGGACGACTTCCGGTCGAGAACATGCCTTTTTTCGTATTATTCCGTTTTACCTGTTGTTCCTGATTGCGGTCAATGGCATGCCGTTTGATCTCAGCATCAGCCCCACGGAATTATGGTATAAGTATAAAGCTGGCCGAATCCAGTGGTTCCCACCGGTGGGCTTTCTGGAAAAACTTCTGGTCATTGTGGCTTATTTTGCCCCGATTGGCTGGATGTGGGCTAGATTCACCACCCCAAAGTGGGGCGACAACTTCCTTTATGCACTTGGAATTGGTTTCGCCTGTGCCACGCTGCTGGAATTGGTGCAACTTTCAGTGTTAAGTTGTGGCACCTATCTGAGCGATGTCATCGCAGGCACCGGTGCGGTGCTGCTTGGTTGGCAATTCGCCCGAACTCCTTTGATTGTAAGCCGTTACCGGATTTTCTTCGCATTGCTGTGGTGCGTCGCCCTGGCCACCGTTCATTGGTATGGCCGCATCTGGGTGGGAACCGGTTGGCTGCACTGGAAGTTTGAAGAAATCTTCTGGGTGCCCTTCACGGATTATTTTCGCAGCCACTACCTGACCGCATTTGGCAAAATTGTCGACCGCACGATGGTGATGATTGTGCTGGGCGTGTTGCTGCACCGCAAATCCGGCTGGGCCTGGACCAGTCTCATTGTCGGGACAATCGCTTTGTTGTTGGAATGCGGGTTGCTGTTCATGGGAAATTCACCCACTTCGGCAGCTTTTTTGGAAAATCCATTCTCGCCCATCCCCAGCACCAGTAAAGTCGAACTAGGTTTTATCGGTGGGGGAATTGGTGGCTGGCTGGCACTGCGTTGGGGCAATCGCTCCAGTGTGGTGCAACAGGCACCGCCAAAGCAACCCCAGGAAAATCAGCGTCCGATGTACGCCCCACGTTGGCCGGGACCTCGTCCTCAGTCAGCAAATTAA
- a CDS encoding ABC transporter permease: MAGNSIVANERLITKIYFPRLHVPFSAVGSALFDLIVAQILLVIMMLIFGVVPGWRLAIAPLAAGMMIIAAMGIGAFLAALVAAQRDFRYILGFMIQLWMFATPAIYRPIESLGQTAQWLLPINPCHGLVENFRQAILNQPLNWYSFGVSSGMAIVIAVIGLAYFKRVERTFADVI; the protein is encoded by the coding sequence GTGGCGGGCAATAGTATCGTCGCCAACGAACGCCTGATCACCAAAATTTATTTCCCACGATTGCACGTGCCATTCAGTGCAGTGGGGAGTGCCCTGTTCGACCTGATTGTTGCCCAGATTCTACTCGTGATCATGATGCTGATCTTTGGCGTAGTACCGGGTTGGCGACTGGCAATTGCCCCACTGGCAGCCGGCATGATGATTATTGCCGCCATGGGTATCGGAGCATTTCTGGCAGCATTGGTCGCAGCCCAACGCGATTTCCGTTACATTCTGGGCTTTATGATTCAATTGTGGATGTTTGCCACGCCCGCAATTTATCGGCCGATTGAATCGCTGGGCCAGACCGCACAGTGGCTGCTGCCAATCAATCCGTGCCACGGTCTGGTGGAAAATTTCCGGCAGGCAATCCTGAATCAGCCTCTGAACTGGTATTCGTTTGGGGTATCCAGTGGCATGGCAATCGTCATTGCGGTGATTGGCCTGGCCTATTTCAAACGTGTCGAACGCACCTTTGCGGATGTCATTTAA